Part of the Leifsonia soli genome is shown below.
CGACTTCTCGTCAGCGGCACGGTCGATCATGTTCCTCATCGTCTTCTCGTCCGCCGCCCTGATCGTCACGGCCTTCCCGATCGCGCGGGTCTTCACGACCGACTACCAGGCCATGGGACTCGTGCTCATCGCCTACCTGATCGGGCTCGTGCCCTTCTCGCTCGTCTTCATGGCCCAGCGCGCCTTCTACTCGCTGGGCGACACGCGCACACCCTTCTTCTTCACGCTCGCGCAGGCCGGTGTCATCGTCTTCGGCGTACTGCTGTGCTTCCTCGTCCCGCCCGTGAGCCGTGCAGCCGCCGTCGCCCTCGTCGTCTCGTTCGCCGGCCTCGTCCAGGCGGTGCTGGCGTTCGCCCTCCTTCGCCGTCGCACCGGGGGAGTGGATGGGGCGCGCATCCTCGGCTCGCTGTGGCGCTTCGTCCTCGCCGCCCTCGCGGCCATCGCGGCAGGCGCCGGCTTCCTGATCATCCTCGGCGGTGTCGAGCAGGGCGCCTTCCCGGTGAGCGGCCCGATCGCGGCGGTCATCGCCACGGCGGTCGTCGGCGTCGTGATGCTGATCGTCTACGTCGGCTTCCTCGGGATGCTGCGATCCCCCGACCTCGAGGCCGGTCTCGCACCCATCCTGAACCGCGCCGGAGGGCGTTCTCGCGCGCCCAGGTGACACGGAATAGCATCCGCCTAGGATGTGTTCTACAGGTCGACGCCTCCAGACGAAGGTGTCGCGATCAGGTCAAGGAGTTCCGCCGTGCGGCAGATCATCATCATCGGTTCCGGCCCTGCCGGTTACACCGCGGCCATCTACGCGGCCCGCGCCAACCTGAAGCCGCTGCTGATCGCCTCCTCTGTCGAGGCCGGCGGCGAGCTGATGAACACCACTGAGGTCGAGAACTTCCCGGGCTTCCCGGAGGCCGTGATGGGCCCTGACCTCATGTTCAAGATGCAGGCGCAGGCCGAGAAGTTCGGAACCGAGATCGTCCTCGACGACGTCGTCTCCGTCGACCTGACCGGCGAGGTCAAGCGCGTCACGCTCGGCTCCGGCGCCGTTCACGAGGCTCTCGCCGTGATCTTCGCGACGGGCTCCGCGTACCGCAAGCTCGGCCTGGAGGACGAAGAGCGCCTCTCCGGCCACGGCGTCTCCTGGTGCGCCACCTGCGACGGCTTCTTCTTCCGTCAGCGCACGATCGCGGTCGTCGGCGGCGGCGACTCGGCGATGGAGGAGGCCACCTTCCTCACCCGCTTCGCCGACAAGGTCTACATCATCCACCGCCGCGACTCCCTGCGTGCCTCCAAGATCATGCAGGAGCGCGCGTTCGCCAACGACAAGATCGAGTTCATCTGGAACACCGAGGTCGTCGGCATCGGCGGCGACGAGCAGGTGCAGGATGTGAAGCTCCGCAACCTCGTCACCGGCGAGGAGAGCGAGCTGCAGCTGCACGGCCTGTTCATCGCGATCGGCAACGACCCCCGCGTCCACCTGGTGCACGGTCAGCTGGACCTGACCGCCGAGGGTACGATCGCGGTCGACGGGCGGAGCTCGAAGACCAACCTGCCCGGGGTTTTCGCCGCGGGCGACGTCATCGACCCGACCTACCGCCAGGCGGTCACCGCCGCCGCGTCCGGAACGGTGGCCGCGCTCGACGCGGAGCACTACCTGACGACGCTTCCCCAGAACTTGCTCGACAGCGCAGCGGATGGCGCGTCGGGCGATCTCGAACTCACGACCACCGCATAAGGAGATACAAGAAAATGTCAGCAGCACGTTCGGTCACGGACGCCAGCTTCGAGCAGGACGTCCTCAACAGCGAGAAGACCATTCTGGTGGACTTCTGGGCTGAGTGGTGCGGCCCGTGTCGCGCCGTCGGCCCCATCCTCGACCAGATCGCCTCCGAGCACGCCGACAAGATCGAGATCGTCAAGCTCAACGTCGACGAGAACCCGCAGACCGCTGCGAAGTACCAGATCACCTCCATCCCCGCGATGAAGGTCTACCAGGGTGGCGAGGTCGTCAAGACCGTCATCGGCGCGAAGCCGAAGCCCGCCCTCGAGGCCGACCTGGCCGCCTACCTCGCGTAGCGCGACCCGTCCTCTTCAGACCCGTCCGGCGCTCACCCGCCGGGCGGGTCTTTTTCGTACCCGTGAGCGCACCGATTTTCTTCGCGGTGCGTCGCCCCCATAGCATGGCTCAACGGCAGAGAAACGGAACTCACACGTGATCGAACACGGCACCCCGCCTCAGCGGGGCAACAATCTGGACCCGTGGTATCACCACTACGCACAGCGTACGAGCGGCCTCGCCGCCAGTGAGGTCCGAGCCCTGTTCGCCGTCGCCAGCCGCCCCGAGGTGGTCTCGCTGGCCGGCGGCATGCCGTTCGTCTCCGCCC
Proteins encoded:
- the trxB gene encoding thioredoxin-disulfide reductase; translated protein: MRQIIIIGSGPAGYTAAIYAARANLKPLLIASSVEAGGELMNTTEVENFPGFPEAVMGPDLMFKMQAQAEKFGTEIVLDDVVSVDLTGEVKRVTLGSGAVHEALAVIFATGSAYRKLGLEDEERLSGHGVSWCATCDGFFFRQRTIAVVGGGDSAMEEATFLTRFADKVYIIHRRDSLRASKIMQERAFANDKIEFIWNTEVVGIGGDEQVQDVKLRNLVTGEESELQLHGLFIAIGNDPRVHLVHGQLDLTAEGTIAVDGRSSKTNLPGVFAAGDVIDPTYRQAVTAAASGTVAALDAEHYLTTLPQNLLDSAADGASGDLELTTTA
- the trxA gene encoding thioredoxin, whose amino-acid sequence is MSAARSVTDASFEQDVLNSEKTILVDFWAEWCGPCRAVGPILDQIASEHADKIEIVKLNVDENPQTAAKYQITSIPAMKVYQGGEVVKTVIGAKPKPALEADLAAYLA